The Clavelina lepadiformis chromosome 1, kaClaLepa1.1, whole genome shotgun sequence genome segment TCATCTGCTTGCAAAAATCGCAGAAGAGTTTTTCTGCTTTAACcagccaatttatcgacgaaCACCTAATCTAATGTCACACTCGGTCTCAGTTCCACTTAGTCAACATCACTCACCAGAAGATATTTAAGGCAAAGTTAGACTTTCAGAAGATGCGAGTTTTAGATGTGCTAGACTGCAGCGGAGCAGTGATCAGACGAAGTACGTAAAGAACTtattcttttttgcttttatagcCAGTTTGGTCTGTTAAGTTAAGATCTTGTTTggatttgtaaaaataaattttgcttggTTGGCCGGTTTAAATTGCATAATGATGAATTGGAGCGCGAACTTCCAGCAAGATCATGTCATGTCAGAGTTTCATGCTCTTCAACCATTTTTTTACCACAATGATGAAGATCTGCTTCATTTCTGCAATTCTGGATCTTGCCTAAGTGAAGAACCCTTCGACAAATTTAGATTGGAAACTTCGACAACACTGCGGTCTCCCGAGCACGAAATTCCCGGTGATATCAGTGAAATACCCGACGATGTTACTTCTTCGTTTTTAAACACTTCCAGTCGTTTGATCGACGCAATGCTTACGAACTTCGTTCCCAATGAATATGTCAATGATGCAATACATTCAAATGATCCTTTACCAAAACTAAAAGTTACTTCCGAAAATTCTTATGATCAAGctacttttgaaaattttcaactcATTAAAGACTGTATGTGGAGTGGTTTAGGACGCAAGCCGCATTCTCAAGTACCCCGGTTAAATATCAGTTCTTCGCCGGATTCGTCCACTTTCTCTCCGGGAAGCGGCTGTATCAACCCCCGATCTGTATTTTCAATTGCAACTGCACTCCAGACGGTAAAGACGGAACGGAAGAACTTTCCAGTTACCCATAATCACATTGTGAATCCCGTAGCTGGCATGGAAACGCCAAGCGACTCCGGTATGtcaattaaaactattttatgcAATCTTTAAAACTGCATTACAGCAAATATGTCTTAGCATTCGTGTTATACTGAGGGTTGCATGTGTATTTGGATAATGATTTCAATGAACTTGTAAAAAATTGTTCTAAACTTGTAATAAACTTCTGTTCCGCAAACGATGAAGGAAGGCTTATAATGCGCTAATCAACGTGAGTTTAATACTGTAAAATGTCAAGCTAATTGCTATACTTCGATTGCACTTGCGTTTAATCGTTTTTCAAATTCCATAGCCCTTGACATCTGCAGCTGCAGTATAAcacacattttaacattttatttagacGTACTATTACTGTACCTTAGTTCTTAATTTAATAAATCGGCAGAAGTTAACCGCGACAACTGGCAAAAGGCGCTCTTGCAAAAGCCCTCCCGCAGCCCAAAATTGTGTGCATTTTTTCAGGATAATTTTAATTGGCAGTTTCTTCCGCCGGCCATTTATCGGGTTTCCGCGTACACCACTACCAAATCCCACCGAAATCTCTGGGCGACGCCTCGACCAAAATCCGTCCACATAATACGTCGGAATAAGATGAAGtaatttattgattaactggaCTTGCAACCAGTCTCCTGCTTAGCTGTCACCTCTTGTTCTTTCATAAAGTTCCACTTAAGCAATCGCCAGTCTTTTATTTTCTATCCCTGAGAGTAACGGATTACACCGGCGCCGAACGGACAAATCCGCCCTggatttttctaacaaataaTTACCTAAGCAGCCTGTTCGACGTTTCGCACGAATATAGAGCATACTTGTAATATCGTAATATAATAGTAATATAAagtaatatataatatataatactCGCATACTTGCGCTGTACGCTTGTTAGGTTTATGCATATCGTTTCACCGATGGGTTGGGGACACGTGCAGACACGACACCAGGTTTCGCGTACACCAGTAACAAATACCACCGAAATATCTGTGCGACGCCTCGACCAAAATCCGTCCACATAACACGTATACTACCAGTCGGAATAAGATAATGtaatttattgattaactggaCTTGCAACCGTGTAATGCCCCGCTTGCCATAAGGTGTCCAACTAACCCTGGCGCACTCGGTGTTCTAGTTTGCGGAAGACAAGAAATACAACACCATAATGAATGCGATAAAGattttatgtatttatacCTGTGCGGTCTAAAGTGAAGTCGATTGACTTGCACTGTCACTTCGTAGGTGCAGCGCTCTAAACTTTTAACGGTCCACACTAGCACCATAACAACCAACGGCAAACTATGATAATTCGCAAGGAATAAACAAGTGTTAACTGTCAACATGACCGAGTGAAAATATCGGTCTTGTGGTCAGCATTGCAGTCGCTTGAACTTCCTTAACAGCGAATTTAGCGCACATTTACCAATTGTTGTGCGCTGCTATACGTATTAGTTGcggtaaaattttaatgagGACATTacactttttaactttttcattttttcaaattacagAGCAAGAAATCGACGTAGTCACGGTGGAAAATACCCCAAAATCGACACCGAACATCCCTACGACCCACGGCGTTTTCTTTCTAGGACAGAAACTATGGCCTGAACGATCGTGTGAGAggcagttagagctttttacGACCAACCTAATCCAGACGCAATCGCTAAAGAAGAACGATGAAACATTGAAACCAAGGTGGACAAGCCCGGCAGAGAAGAACATTGTAAAAGATGAGATTCCTGCCAATAACGTCGCTCATCTCATTAAATTAGCAGCTCCTTCTAGCCTAATGAGCATCACGACATCCGGGAGCAAAAAAGAGAACACGACTCCAAACGGAGCTAAAGCTGTCACAGTTGGAGCAAAGAGAAGATGCCTTTCACTGGAAGGGGTTTCCATGGTAAACAACACTGGAATCAAACAAAATCGCGAAGTGATCAAACCTGAACTGGGAGATGTTAAATTGCTTGAGATTATTCAGTTGACGAAGGGCAGTAACTCCTCGTTTATCGAGAAGAGGAAAGCTTCAGAGAAGATAAGTAAATCGAAGATTGCTTCTGTTCTCGCCGCCCATGAGACTCCAACCAGTAGTCCGGGAATATTAAATGGCGACGCCCCATCTCCGAAGAAGAGAGCCTTGAGTGGAGAGTCGAGTACGTCCTCTGCCACAGGTGAAAAGACAAACAGAGCAGTTCAAAACTTCAAAGAGAAGAAGAGGAGAGAAAGATTGCGCACTTCCGTCCTCGGGCTACAGAATAGCGTACCTCACCTCATGCACCAAGAACGGGCTACCAAAGTCGTCATCTTGAACATGGCTCGCCAGCACATCCTCAATTTACAGGGAGAGGCAGCAAATAACCAGTTGGAGAAAGTGACGGAGCAACAGAGACAGTTAGCATTACAGCAACGTTGCCAAGAGTTGTTACATGGTATGTAGCTTTTAAACACTGTAACTTACAGTCCGTCTAGCAACGGCAGCCTCAAATATGAGGGTTTAGAAGTA includes the following:
- the LOC143448666 gene encoding uncharacterized protein LOC143448666, giving the protein MNWSANFQQDHVMSEFHALQPFFYHNDEDLLHFCNSGSCLSEEPFDKFRLETSTTLRSPEHEIPGDISEIPDDVTSSFLNTSSRLIDAMLTNFVPNEYVNDAIHSNDPLPKLKVTSENSYDQATFENFQLIKDCMWSGLGRKPHSQVPRLNISSSPDSSTFSPGSGCINPRSVFSIATALQTVKTERKNFPVTHNHIVNPVAGMETPSDSEQEIDVVTVENTPKSTPNIPTTHGVFFLGQKLWPERSCERQLELFTTNLIQTQSLKKNDETLKPRWTSPAEKNIVKDEIPANNVAHLIKLAAPSSLMSITTSGSKKENTTPNGAKAVTVGAKRRCLSLEGVSMVNNTGIKQNREVIKPELGDVKLLEIIQLTKGSNSSFIEKRKASEKISKSKIASVLAAHETPTSSPGILNGDAPSPKKRALSGESSTSSATGEKTNRAVQNFKEKKRRERLRTSVLGLQNSVPHLMHQERATKVVILNMARQHILNLQGEAANNQLEKVTEQQRQLALQQRCQELLHGM